The genomic interval TAGCCATTTCAATGCGTTAATTCAGTTAATCTCATAGCAACTTTGCAAGGAAGGTATATTGTCCCATTTCTATAGATGAGGCAGCTAAgtttcagagaagaaaagtaaCTTAACGCAAACCGTCACACAGCCAGTTAGCAACAGGGTCAAATACAAACCAAGATTTGTTTAACTTCTTGGTCAATGCAGCATGCTGTCTCCAAACACACATGCACTGGCATtggtgcacgtgcacacacacacgcgcacacacacacacacacacacacacactcaaggtGCGTCCTCCTTTGTACCTAAGAAGGTGAGTCTCCTCATCCAGCAACTGCAGGATTTGGGGAAGTAAGCAGATTCATTTATACTCCCTCTTGACAAATGGCATTAAGTCATTCAACAAACGCTTGCTAAGTGTCTTCGGTGTTCAAGTCCTATTCCAAGTACCAGTTCACAAAAGGAACGCCACAGTTGTCGCCCTGAAGGAGTTTGAAATCCAGCAGAGAGGTGTGAGGGAAGCCTAAAGACAATACAAGGTATATAAGAGACCCAAGTCATAATGGAAGTAGGCCAAAATTGCAGGGGACCAAAGAGAAGGTAAGCTCTCTTACCTTCTGGGTAAGATCTCCTGGGGCAGTAAGGAAGGCTTCTTAGAGGAGGCAGCCTGTGAGCCAGGGCATGAAGAACGAGTGGGGTGGAGAAGGATTGGTATTGATTAGGAGATTGGTTGAGAGATGAGCTAGGGCAGGGAGGCACACACCAGGCCATTGCAGGCCCTGGGGATTTTATATGTCATCCCTCAGCAACTGAGAGGACTGAAATTTTTTTATGATGGAAACTAGTATCCCGTTGGCATGTTAGAAAGAatggacagagggaagagagctTGGACTAGGGAGACCATGCAGGAAGCTACCACCATAGCTCAGGTGGGAGTTTGTAAGCCCTGATGTACATACAGTTGGAAGGCATCTGGACAAGGTGAGGGATAGATGGGGATGGGGGAGTTGGGGTGTATCCTAGTCCCAAGAAAGAGCAAGGCAACAGGTTTCTGACCCCTGAAAATGTGATCAAAGCCATGGCTTCTCACTCAGAACAGGGCATATAGGCATAGGTGCACAGTTTTTGTGCATAATTAAAATTATAGGGGGCTTATATTCCCTGAAGCCCTAGGTTAAGAACCCCGTTCCTTGGAATTCTAACAGGCAGAACGACATAGTGGTTAAACCTGTGTGGAATCAGACTGCCTGCCTCCTCATCTCAGCTCCACCACCTATTAACTATAGGAGCTTGGGCAAGACATTgaccttttcctcctctgtaaggCAGAAGTAGTCCTAGCACCTATGTCGAGGCTTGTTACGATGATCAAGTGAGCCAATACATGGAAAGTTCCAGAACAGTGCTCAGGAATTACCGGCTGTTATAACGGGTTACATCAGAGTGCTATTAAGACCCTCTCACTACACTCACTCCTTTTTGTACCCCACTTCATAGCTGGGGGGCTGGTGTCTTCTCGTGTGGCCCTCTAGCCCAAGTCCGGGCAGCCCACTTTGCCCTTTCCCAGAACCCACCCCTTCCTTTTTGGCCTGAGTCTCCATTATCCTCAAGGCTGGTTCTTAGAGTGAACACTAACCTCTCTTCTAGGACGAGGGAGAAAAGGATCGAGGTCCCATCACCATGGAGACCCAATCCTTGCTTTTCCCTTAAGATGACATttgatttgggggaagggagaccCTTCAGTACGGGGGTCCTTCCCAACTGTAAAATCGCAGACCACCTCCTCACTGTGTCCTGCCATCTCCTCTCTAAAATGTCGCAGGTCCACATTTTCCCTTTGCTCCAAACACCTATCCCCAACTCCATCCAGGTTCTAACAAGAGGTGGGGCAGTAGATGGCCAAGTTCATTTAACTTAGAAAAGTGATGGAGGAGAAAATAGGATTTCCCATCAGAAGATCACCACTAAGTGACTGTGTGACCCTCAGGGGGTCTCTTAtcccctggacctcagtttcctaaccTGTAAAATAATACTGGCCCCTCACTCTTCACAGGATCTTTGTGGAGACAAAATGAGCTCGTGATTAATACTGGAAGCCTCAGACTCCAGTGTGGATAGGAATTGCTATTAGTCCTCTTGGCCTTTTGGGGTCTGTGATCCCCCTTCAGCTGGAGCTGACAGAGCCCGGATGCCTGAGGGGCCCTGAGACTGGGTCTCCAGGATCATCCATAGCTGAGCAGGAAGAGCTGTGCCCAGGATTCCAGTAAGGAGAGGAGGTCCCAGGTCAGACGAAGCACAGAGGCTATGAAGGAATTCCCAGCTTGGATGAGAGGAGTCCAGCTTTTCACCTCCCATTGCCATTTTGGCTTCCATTCTGACATGTGATGGGTAAACTGGTCCACATGAAGCTAGGACGGCTGTCCAGAGGTGAGGCCAGTCCAGGCCACCCTAGAGAAGATCCAAGGCTGGCTCAGATCAGATCACATCATTAAGAACTTGAATCAGCTACCTTCCTCCTGCCTTTTGAGTCCTCAAAACTATGcagctctaggggcacctgggtagcactgttggttaagcctcagactcttttttttttttttaattttttttaaacgtttatttatttttgagacagagagaggcagagcatgaacaggggaggggcagagagagagggagacacagaatctgaaacaggctccaggcttcgagctgtcagcacagagcccgatgcggggctcaaactcacggaccgtgagatcatgacctgagccgaagtcggacgcttaactgaccgagccacccaggcgccccttgcctcagactcttgatctcagctcaggtcttgatcccagggtcatgagttcgggccccatgttgggctccaagctgggtgGGAAgcctacttataaataaataaataaataaataaataaataaataaataaataaataaataaatgactatgCGGCTCTCATGTCACTCCCTATAGTGACAAgcaagaaggaaaacaggaggaCTGAGGACTGGCTCAGTGATAAGAGCTAACTAGCTATGCCAGCTCACTGGGACCCTGTGCATCTCTCTGCACAACTATCCTAGACTATTTTTTGACCTATATCTCCTTGACTTGTGAACTTGAGGGACAAGGACTCTTCTTAACGTCTCTATCCCCAGTGTTAAGCATTGTGCCAGATACACGGTAGTCATTGtgtcattcattcaataattctatTGAGCGTTGTGCTAAGTGCTGGAGATACAAAGTTGAACAAGCCAAAGTCCCTGCCCCCATGGAACTcatattttttgcttgtttgttgtttgattggtttgttttggttttggtactGAAACCCGGGAGCTCATATTTTagtgaggaagacacacaatAAAGATGTAAACCATGGGCGGAGGGATGTTACCTGAGAGACCAGTGACAGGGAAGATCTGAGATCTAAGCTGAAATATGAAGGATAAAAGAGCAAGACCAAGAACATCTTTGCTTAATACCTACGTGTTGcaaggatggatggacagatgaatggatagacagaCCAATGGGGCAGATTCTGATGTGAATGAGACTCACACTCTAGTGCCAGGTCCCTGGTGTGCTTAACTCTAGAGAGGAGGGTGTGGGCGGCACTGGGGACCCAGGATTCCCAGCCTGCTCTCCCAGAACTCCTGTTGAAGCCGCCGACCTGACCCGAGGGGCCGCTGGGGGGCGACCGAGAGCCCGTTCATTTCCCTTTAAGGCCGAGGCGGAAGACTGACGGAGGAAGGGCCTTTGTGTCGGCGGGATAGAAATAGGCCAGCCCCTTTAAGAGGGCGGAGACTCGGGAGTCGCGGCCACTTCGAAAGTGGCCTCGGGCGCTGGTGCTCGGCTTCCCGGGTTTGTCGGCCCCCGCCAGGGTCGCTGAGTAGCCTTTCTCCGACCTCGCCTCAGAGACCGTGCGGCCCGGACTCCGACGCTCCCACCGCAACCAAGACCGAGGCCCCGGCGACCCCTCGAGTCGGGGGCTTCCCGGCCACCCCCCCTCGCCGGAGCCCGCCGGCCGTCGCCATGGTAATGCCGCGCCCGAGGCCGCAGAACTGCCTTCCGGCTTCCAGCCCTTCTCTCGTGCTAGCTGCAAGGCCGGCTAGGGTTTGGGTCAGAGCTTGGTGGCTTCGGGAGACCTAGGTTCTAGTCAGTGCTTGCCCGGAGACCCTTGGGAAGGTCCTCGCcacacacctccctccctctgggcctcagtttccctcctgtTGCCTTCCATCTCTTCTTGGAGAACTCCTGGTCATCCTCCCCGGTGGGCTCAAACGTCACGCCTccggagcccccaccccctccacctaaCCCGGACACTCTGATCCTTGGacgcttgggggtgggggtgcctaaCTGTAGCTCTTGCTCTTTTGGCAACCGGGGTTTAGGCACAGCCCGCTGCTCTTGAGTTTGACGCCAGTCTAAGAGCTGGCCACAGTAGCCCTGCTGCCTAGAAAGAAGGAACCGTGGACTGGGACATCCTACCCTCCTGGGACGCTGGCTTTGGGGCATGGGATTAGATAGAAGGAAACCACTGGTTTGGCTTTCAGAAACAAGGCCACTAGCACTGCTGGGCATGCTTGGATTTATGGTGGCCTCTCTCTTGTTTGACATGGGTTCCCCAGGCGGGGTCTTTGGGATGTTGCAAAATCCTTAGGCCCATGTGCACGGCGCGGAGTCCAAAGAATGACCCAGGTTCCCTCTGGCAGCCTTCCTGttgcctcctcccccctctcccagggCTAATGCAGCTGGATCTGCGTGGATTATTTTACAAGAAGGGATTCTAAATCATCCAAGCCTTTAAGTAAATcccatctctcccctcctcatCCCTTATTCCTCCCTCAGCactagcaaaaaaataaaaataaaaaacagtacaCCTGGTGGTCGTGTTAGAATTGGAAAGAAGCGTAGTGAGGACAGAATGTACTTGCAAGCAGAATTTCTCCTCCAACCtcaattgctttgttttcctctcaggCATGCAGTTTGCAGAAGCTGTTTACTGTGGAAGAGGAGTTTGAAGATGAGGTAAGGAAGTGTTGGTGATCAGAGATAGCAGAGGAGGTCTTGAGTTGTAAACACCCAGACTCAGAACATTTCGAAGCAGCCTGCCCCAGCCTCCTTTCTTTTGACATGTATAGCTTTTTTGTCTGTGAGAGGCTGAGAAAACATGAGACATGTAAACAGCCTACTTAACCGTTTTAGAAACACAAAGCCAGAGACGTGAGGTGCCTAAATGGTAAGGGCCCTGGTCTGGAAGCGATATTATGTGGATGATGCGATTCACCTTTATGATGACATACTTGAGGTGGGAAAGAAAGTTTATGGAGAGCCAGAGACAACACAGTGACTGGATGACGGGAGGCCTGAGGTCAGTCGCCAAGTGGCTATGTGAGCCAGGGAAAATTACTTCATTCTCTGGCCTTCTGTTTTCTACAGTATGAGAGAGATTCTTTTGCTCCAAaggctcttcccttccctctttctcagaAGATGAGGGATTAGACTGGATCGGAAGCcagcacattagaatcacccCTGCTGAGGCCCTAACACGTACCAATTAAACCAGGACTTCTAGGGATGGGCCCAGGCAGGGCTATTTCTAATCTGGGGGTATAGTCAGAGATCACTGAACAAGCTAGCCATCCCCACAGCTCTCTTTCTGCTCAGATCCAATGGATATAGTTTCATCTGGGAGGCCCAAAATTGCTACCTGAAATCCTTTTCAGAAAGAGGTAGGATTGAAGTGAGTAAAACCCAAATAGGTAAATTAACCTGCTTAAGAATACAGCACCAACAATCCGGGTGAGGTCCTCGCCTCCTGATTCCAGTCTACATATATGGAAACTATTAAGCTGCATTTATAGAGTAGAATTGCTTTACTTTATCGGCGACAAGCCATTCCAGCCTATTTTTTGTCTCCCAGCTCTgtgctttaaaaatcatgtttaggAATGgggcgctcagtcagttaagcatctgactccagctcaggtcatgatcttacatggttcgtgggttcaagccccacatcaggctctgtgctgacagctcagagcctggagcctgcttcagattctgtgtctctctctctctgcccctcccctgctcatgctctgcctctctctctcaaaaataaacattaaaaaaattttcttaaatcatgtttagtaaataacataaaaatcacatttagaaTTTGTCCAGATGCCCAGTTTGTACCTAGTATGGTGATGAATGCTGCACCGGGGCCCCACAGTCCTTTTCACAGTTCTTTTGAGGCTTTTGGAACCTGAGGTTTGAAAGGGAAAACAGAACTTCCTCAGATCCCTTAAAAATCagtctctgggggcgcctgggtggctcagtcggttaagcgtccgacttcagctcaggtcatgatctcacggtctgtgagttcgagccccgcgtcaggctctgtgctgacagctcagagcctggagcctgtttcagattctgtgtctccctgtctctctgcccctcccctgttcatgctctgtctctctctgtctcaaaaataaataaacgttaaaaaaaaaaaaaaaaacattaaaaaaaaaaaatcagtctctgGCTTTGCTCATTCACAGAAGCCCTAAGACATAGTGACAGGGGCACATAGGAGTTCTAATCCTGATTCTGTGAAGGTACTTAACTTCTTTGAGTCTCCATTTCTGAATccataaaacaggaataataatatctattaGGGCCATTGTGAAAATTCATTGCGAGAATTCTGGTAAAATGTTTACATGGTCCCTGGCACCCGGCATGGTTTCAGATTGTTACATGTTTTTGTTATCACTTGGGGACTTTAATtcggtttttaaaaaaattcaaaattgccAGCTTTGTCAAGGAGATGTGTCCTTGTCTTTCAGCTTTGTAGATGTGTATTTACAGGCTGCAAAAGTGGCTAAGTGCCCCACTTGGTTCTTACCAGGTGATGGTAAGACGGCTGGGCCAGCAATGGGATTAAGGATGAAGgtctcgggacacctgggtggctcagtcagttgagcgactgacttcggttcaggtctcatgactcacggtccatgagttcgagcccacatcaggctccgtgctgacagctcagagcctggagcctgcttctgattctgattctgtgtctccctccctctccacccctctcccactcatgctctgtctctctctgcctcagaaataaataaacattaaaaaaagttttttttaaaaaagaatgaaggtctgtggggtgcctggccagctcagtgggtagagcacattgactcttgatcttggggtcgtgagttcaagtcctacattgggcatagagattactttaaaaaaaaaaaaaagaagagtgaaggACTCTGACAGTTCAAGTTTCTGTTCCATGGCCAGTCCGTTTCCCCCTTCCCAAGGCAGATGACATCATATCTAAGAgtgagctcttttctttttttttaatgtttatttatttattttgagagagagagagagacagagcctgagggtggggtgggacagagggagagacacagaatccaaagtgggttccaggctcagagctgtcagcacagagcccgacgcggggctcaaactcacagacgcgagatcatgacctcagccagagtCGGaaactcagccgactgagccacccaggcacccctatgagtGAGCTCTTTAGGAGAAAAGGGATCTGTCAACCTCCAGGATCATCAGGATTTTATTGCTGCTGTAATtctaatattgttattattgctaaATCCCATGATAGTCCTGCTAGAGTATGCTACACCCCCGATAATACACAAAGCCAGAAAAAACCTTTCTCTGGCCCAGACACTCCAATGCAGCAGCacgggttgggggtggaggggacctTCCTGTCAGTTAAATCAGCAGTTCTAACTCAAAAACACCCTCAGAACAGGTCTGTTGCTCTCGAAGGTGTCAATCTCACCTTGCTTCCCAACTGGAATCCATACTTAATTTAACTTGCCTGAAAAGCTATATTTAACTTCTGCCTATTTTGCTGGATCCAAGGCCTCTGGCTTAgtgaaggctgtgtgtgtgtgtgtgtgtgtgtgtgtgtgtgtgtgtgtgtgtgtgtgtggtggaggaggggggaggagtgcGTTGAGAACAGGCAGCATGACCAGCTGGATAGACCCCTGTTGCACAGGCTGGACACCAGAAAGCTTGTTTTCTTGAGATGGGTGTGTGGCCTTGGGTGATTGGATTCCTTTGTGCCCTGGTATGTTTGCTTCTCCTGCCACTCCCCTGACTGCCACCGCTTCCCTGTCCCCCGAGAGAAGCTACCTGAAGACTTAGCCTTAGAATGtttctttcttggggcacctgggtggctcagtcggttaagcggccgacttcagctcaggtcatgatttctcggtctgtgagttcgagccccgcgtcgggctctgtgctgacagctcggagcctggagcctgtttcagattctgtgtgtccctctctttgaccctcccccatacatgctctgtctgtctcaaaataaataaacgttaaaaaaaattttttttttaaagaatgtttctttcattccttatttccttttttttttttttttaaagattttatttttaactaatctctatacccaacgtgggctcaaacttacaaccctgagatctagagtcccatgctccaccgactgagctagccaggcatccCACCACCTCCAGGCTTCTACCAGaaacattctggggcacctggctggctcagtgggtggaacatgagactttttttttttttttaacatttatttatttttgaaggagagagagacagagcatgagcaggggaggggcagagagagagaggaagacctagaatctgaagcaggctccaggctctgagctgtcagcacagagcctgacacggggctcaaactcacaacctgtgagatcatgacctgggctgaagtcagatgcttaaccgactgagccacgaggCGCCCCTGTGGAGCATGGGACTCGATCTCTaggttgtaaattcgagccccacgttggatatagatactacttagaaataaaatctttaaaaaaaaaaaaagtctggaggTGGGCTCATAGACAAGGTCAAAGATGGTGAGAGACTCCACCGTTGCCTTTCATGGCTTGGTTTCTCACTTGCATATATCTGTGCTTATATACACGCCACATACATGAAACAGTAAGAGCAAGAGTgttcctttggggcacctgggtggctcagtcggttgagtgtccagctcatATTTTTGGCTCagtttcacagttcatgagttcaagccctgtgttgggctctgtgctgacagcacggagcctgcttgggattctcttgtctccctctctgtctgccccaccccccacttgtatgtgtgggtgtgtgctctctctctctctctctctctctctcaaaaataaataaataaacggagagacagagtgtgtttCTTGATTTCCAGATGCCAAGACCCACTATCTCTGCTTCTTTGTAGGATTTTTTATCTGCTGTGGAGGATGCAGAGAACGAGTTTGCTGGCTCACGGCCTTTGAATGCTGGATGCCTGAGACCTGTCTCTTCTAGGCCACAGGAGACCGTGTCGGCACAGTCTTCTGGGCAGCTGCCGTCATGCCCCACTGCTCCTTCAGAGGCTTTGGGCCCATCAGCCCTGGGACTCCGCCTTCCTACCTCCAGCATGCCCAGGGCCATCAGGGACCCACCTTCCATAGGAACAGCCCCCCTAAGGCCTGTCTCGACTTCTAGCAACTGGACTGGCCATCAGAGACGAGTGACCCTGCCAGAAGTGCTCAAAGAGCCAGCGAGACCCCAGACATCAGCCTCCCGCCCCTTGCTCACCTTTGAGAGCCAACAGCAGGTGATTAGTGGCTTTGAGGGGCCTGAACAAGATGAATTTGATAAGGTCCTGGCAAGCATGGAGCTGGAGGGGCCTGGCGTGGAGCTGGAACTTGGAATCAGCAGTGAGGCCACGGGAATCCCGCCCACCTGGCAGCAGGAGGACTTAGCTTTGGCTAAAAAGGCTCGCGTAGCTGAGCTGAGCAGGTCTTGCCAAAAGGGGCCCACGCCTGCCTCCCACATAACGAGTGTCATGTCAGCCGACGATGAGCCCCCAGCACCTGGGGTCCACTGTAGGACTGCACAGCCCCACCTGAGACCCGGTGCCGTGAGCAACCTTCCTACCCCAACTGCCTCAACAGTTCCTGCTCAGCAACCCCACTCGGAAGCCTGCCCTCAGGGGCCCGCTCTTCGAGCGGCACAGCCTCTCCAAGCTGCTGGCCGGCCTGTTCAGAGCAGCCCGCAAAGTCCTTTCCCTGGTCAGTCATTCCAGCGTCCAAATGCCTGCTTACGTGGCAAATCTCACCTTCCTGGACCACGAACTCCCAACTCGATCTGTTCTACTCCCTCGAGGACTATCTCTGCGTTATTTCCTCGGAGCCCCTTACAACCCCGAGCTCCAGCGGCTTCCGTCAAGTGTCCTGCCGGCACCCCAAAGAGCCCCCATTCCTCCCTGGTTCCCCAAGCAGTTCTCCAGCCACCCATAGTCACCAACCACCTGGTGCAGCTGGTCACTGCTGCCAACCGGACACCCCAGCGACCCGCCCGCACCAAAACCCGCCGCTTCCCCGGCCCCGCAGGGATCCTGCCCCACCAGGTGAGTGACGGCTTCTCGTTGGCAGAAGGGGTCCAGGACATTGCGGGGACAAGGGGGAGAATCTGGTCCCAGAATATCTTCactcctgggggagggagggaaggagaaagtgcagagagagggctgttttgttttttttaaggttatattatttgagagagagggagacacagaatccgaagcaggatcctgGCTcggatctgtcagcacagagcctgacgcgggcctcgaatccacaaaccgcgagattatgacctgatccgaagtcggtatttaaccaaccgagccacgcaggcaccccagagagGGGGGCTTTCCAAGTGGTAGAAGAAGTCAAAaaaagtgggaagaaagaaatcaagtgCTTGAAAAACCACAGGCGAGAGAGGTGCTTTGGCTCTGAGAACCTCACAACCTTTATTCTTCTGTTGAGCACCTCCTGTTTGCTAGCACTAAGGCAAGGCAAATTCATTCACGTCTGTTTCCTAAGGACTTGTATGTGTTGGTCAGTTCGCTTGGAACTGGGAATGCAGAGGTTAAAACAGAAGTAGTTCCAGTGCAGTAGAAGAAGCAGACGCGAACGAGCGATTAGGCATAAAATGCATAGTGTGAGTAGAGGTCATTCCCTAGGTGCAGGGGAGACACTGGACTCCTTATGCTTACCGAGTGGGCTTTGGAGGGAGGGCTAGGACGTTAACAGGTGTGTGTAGGAAGGCTGTGCTCCGGGAGGCATGTCAGCGGTGGCAACACCGGGAAGAACGTGTGCGAAGGCACAGCGGCGTAAGAGCAAGATGCCATCAGAGGCGCAGAGCACAGCTCGCTGTGGCTGGTGTGCGGGGTCGGCGTGGGGAAGCCGGGCTGTGCTGAGAGTTTGAATTTCAGCGGTGGTGGAGGGACAGTATCCGTCAAACCATCTTGGATCAGATCCCAGATAACGGGATTCTGCGGGTCTGGTCTGGTGGTGATTGGTGTGCTCCTTTTCTCACGTTTTAGGGCGGTTCAGATAATTTCTACCTGTTCCTTGCTCTTCGCTGGCACTTTAAGGGAAATCCAAGGAGGCCATCTACCTTCCTCCTGGGCTAGATCTCTGCAGGGAAGGGTTCGGTCCCTGAGAAGGGATTTGGGGAAAGCTGCCCCTTTGCCTAGCCCAGGCCTCTCTATCCGGGTCATtgcctccttcaggaagccctgGGTTTTGTTCCTGGGCCAGCTCCAGCTCC from Panthera leo isolate Ple1 chromosome E1, P.leo_Ple1_pat1.1, whole genome shotgun sequence carries:
- the HROB gene encoding homologous recombination OB-fold protein encodes the protein MACSLQKLFTVEEEFEDEDFLSAVEDAENEFAGSRPLNAGCLRPVSSRPQETVSAQSSGQLPSCPTAPSEALGPSALGLRLPTSSMPRAIRDPPSIGTAPLRPVSTSSNWTGHQRRVTLPEVLKEPARPQTSASRPLLTFESQQQVISGFEGPEQDEFDKVLASMELEGPGVELELGISSEATGIPPTWQQEDLALAKKARVAELSRSCQKGPTPASHITSVMSADDEPPAPGVHCRTAQPHLRPGAVSNLPTPTASTVPAQQPHSEACPQGPALRAAQPLQAAGRPVQSSPQSPFPGQSFQRPNACLRGKSHLPGPRTPNSICSTPSRTISALFPRSPLQPRAPAASVKCPAGTPKSPHSSLVPQAVLQPPIVTNHLVQLVTAANRTPQRPARTKTRRFPGPAGILPHQHSGKNLEEIMVSTPQTPTHGALAKFRAEIVTSSQASVEEDFGRGPWLAMKSALGLEERDPTCFLCTYSIVMVLRKAALRQLPRNKVPNMAVMIKSLSRSTMDASVVFKDPTGEMQGTVHRLLLEARQSELKPGSVLLLKQVGVFSPSLRNHYLNVTPNNLVHIYGPDSGDGNFLKPSPPFPKDPGSFPGSLHHETAKSGRGLRTAHDAEAGASPEEELPEADDLDGLLSELPEDFFCGTSSWDCPEARHPP